Proteins encoded in a region of the Myxococcales bacterium genome:
- a CDS encoding sigma-54-dependent Fis family transcriptional regulator, whose translation MITPQILVIDDDQTIREALVAAFEDAGYGASSLPGVAGARERIAADKPELVFLDVRLKDGDGIELLAVLRAEFPQLPVVIATAYGDSDRTIRAMKLGAFDYVTKPFDLDALLALVARAVRAPRVGRKLEAPTSESAFVGSSPGMLEVWKTIGRAAGGDAPVLVTGESGVGKELVARAIHEHGSRSGAFVAVNVAALPPSLVESELFGHERGAFTGASTRRAGRFELASEGTLFLDEIGDLPPSLQTKLLRVLEDGRFERVGDSTSIVSRARIVAATSRPVAPKSEGSTMREDLYYRLGVVTIHVPPLRERLQDVPLLVDSFLRRWSGPRRALSESAMDRLLAYSWPGNVRQLKHVLESSLVLASSEVLDADDLRLPEESPSPAPAVPGALPPQAPEDLDLRANLERLERKLIERALEVAKGNRALAARLLGIRRALLYDRMRHFGSFGSRSE comes from the coding sequence ATGATCACGCCACAGATTCTGGTAATCGATGACGATCAGACCATCCGTGAGGCGCTGGTAGCGGCCTTCGAGGACGCAGGGTACGGCGCAAGCTCGCTCCCCGGAGTCGCGGGCGCGCGTGAGCGCATCGCCGCGGACAAGCCGGAGCTCGTGTTCCTGGACGTACGATTGAAGGACGGGGACGGCATCGAGCTGCTCGCGGTCCTTCGCGCGGAGTTTCCTCAGCTGCCCGTGGTCATCGCGACAGCCTATGGCGACAGCGATCGCACGATCCGCGCGATGAAGCTCGGAGCGTTCGACTACGTGACCAAGCCGTTCGATCTGGACGCGCTGCTCGCGCTGGTCGCCCGTGCGGTGCGGGCTCCGCGCGTGGGCAGGAAACTCGAGGCGCCCACGTCGGAGAGCGCCTTCGTCGGCTCGAGCCCGGGAATGTTGGAGGTTTGGAAGACCATTGGTCGGGCAGCGGGAGGCGATGCGCCGGTTCTCGTGACGGGCGAGAGCGGCGTTGGCAAGGAGCTGGTCGCGAGGGCCATTCACGAGCACGGCTCGCGGTCGGGTGCGTTCGTCGCCGTGAACGTCGCGGCGCTGCCGCCTTCCCTCGTAGAGAGCGAGCTCTTCGGGCACGAGCGAGGGGCCTTCACCGGGGCGAGCACGCGCCGCGCGGGTCGCTTCGAGCTGGCCTCCGAAGGCACACTCTTCTTGGACGAGATCGGAGACCTTCCGCCGTCGCTGCAGACCAAGCTGCTCAGGGTGCTGGAGGATGGCCGCTTCGAGCGAGTGGGGGACTCCACATCGATTGTCTCGCGCGCGCGGATCGTCGCGGCGACATCTAGGCCGGTCGCGCCCAAGTCCGAGGGCAGCACCATGCGCGAAGACCTCTACTATCGGCTGGGGGTGGTCACCATTCACGTCCCTCCTCTGCGCGAACGTCTCCAAGACGTGCCGCTGCTCGTCGATTCTTTCCTACGACGCTGGAGCGGCCCACGGAGAGCCCTGTCGGAGAGCGCGATGGACCGATTGCTCGCCTATTCCTGGCCCGGGAACGTCAGGCAGCTCAAGCACGTCTTGGAGAGCTCTCTAGTGCTCGCCTCCTCCGAGGTGCTCGACGCGGACGATCTCCGTCTCCCGGAGGAGTCGCCGTCGCCTGCCCCTGCCGTTCCCGGCGCGCTGCCTCCGCAGGCGCCGGAAGACCTCGACCTGCGCGCCAATCTCGAGCGGCTCGAGCGAA
- a CDS encoding ATP-binding protein: protein MDLVALAEARAELLRPAARLVGVTLDVTGQGRAVVNADDIGRALENLMRNAVEASPRGARVEVAVEQGSAGARVSIRDWGPGVDQQAEPCLFEPFFTQKAEGTGLGLVLSRATARAHGGDLRFERRVDGACFVLSLPEDSA, encoded by the coding sequence GTGGACCTGGTCGCGCTCGCCGAAGCTCGCGCGGAGCTCTTGCGGCCTGCTGCGCGCTTGGTTGGAGTCACCCTCGACGTGACCGGTCAGGGGCGAGCCGTCGTGAACGCCGACGACATCGGGCGAGCTCTCGAGAACTTGATGCGGAACGCCGTCGAAGCGAGCCCGCGGGGCGCCCGTGTCGAGGTCGCGGTGGAGCAGGGCTCCGCCGGAGCGCGCGTGTCGATCCGGGATTGGGGCCCGGGAGTCGACCAACAGGCCGAGCCATGCCTCTTCGAGCCGTTCTTCACCCAGAAGGCCGAAGGGACGGGCCTCGGTCTCGTGCTGTCCAGGGCCACCGCTCGCGCGCACGGGGGGGATCTCCGCTTCGAGCGTCGAGTCGACGGCGCCTGCTTCGTCTTGTCTCTTCCCGAGGACTCGGCATGA